The Phaseolus vulgaris cultivar G19833 chromosome 5, P. vulgaris v2.0, whole genome shotgun sequence genomic interval CAGCCAAAAGTGCATGGAGTGCTTCCTGATCAGGAGTAAGTCTGAACTTGTCCATAAAGTTGAATGTTTGAATAGCCTTGGCTGTGTTGTTTACAGATGCATATCTGATCGAAACAAAATACCATAAGTAAAAAGGATTGAAATTATCTGTTATCAACAGAATTGACATGACACTATCAAGAATCGACAAAATTTATGATCCACGAGAAAACAATCACGGTTACTCATGTCAAGAATCAGAAAAAATCAATGCAAGACTGGCCTCAACAATCTAACGCTAAGAATTCGTCGCAGTAGATATTCTCATCAGCCATAAGCAAGTAAGAAGTCCTACAACAATACACAGACAAATATTCCTAAGATGGCCACAAGTGCAATGTCATATCCACAATAGATCGAAGGAGAACACGCTGTACACTTTATTTGCTATCAACTAACATTCCAAATGTAtgaagataaatttgtaaaactaAGGCCATTTAGAGTAACAATTATTTGGAGTTTGAATCTTGAAGTAGCTTACCTATCAATCATAATAAGCATAGCCTGACGCGTGGAGAGAGAGGAAAGATGCATATCTCGAATGATGCACCAAGCAGTGGAGAACTTTCCATGAGTTGCCGAGACCCATATCATCAAGTTGCAAACTTTCTCGTCGTTATGATGGCAATTCCATTTAAAAGCAAGCAATGCAGGTTTCCATTCCTCCCTCAATGCCCAAATAGCGGAACCTATCAAATCCCTGTTTGCTTGGAAACTTGATAAGTGGAGACCCTCTGCTTGCGATGACGAATGGGCAATCTTTTTTAGCAATTCCAGGAACTTTGGTAGTGATGGGTCATTCAAGTTGAAGTCGAAGTCGAAAGGCGCATGGTACTCGTTCTGAGACCGAGAGTGTAATGAAACTGTTTGATGTAATGCCTCAGAGAAAAATTTACACCTACTTGCAATTCCGATTACAGGCACAGTGCATTGGGAATTTCGTTTTGCGATGCCATGAAAACCGCCGGAGAAGTAGGAATTGTAGCAGCGTAACCGGAGAGACGCAGCCATTGGAACTTCAACTCTCAACCTTCACAACCTATGCTATCATCAAACCTTACTTCAATTGAATGCCAAAAAAGTTCATGTTCTTAAAAAACACACTTACCAATTAAATTTATGGTTAAATAATTTGTAAGtcctaatatatttttttgaattgtgTATTTAATAAATTGCAAACTTTCAATTCaagtcttttaaaaaaatattcaacccAAAAAaacttttctaaattattaGATTAGAAAAGTTATGCATAAATTAATTGATAAGctaattcataaattaaaatgacataagtacataattttattacataaacaaaatttgtatttttctaaatattattgtataattacaatttaaaatttataaaaataagtatattctattaaaaatatctctaaaaaaactattaaataaggtaatatatatataaattttgtatccATTAAACtaagaattttattattatgttaaattgttaaaaatatagtttaaaaaaGATGAGTAaagtttataaaatttgaagCCACTGAAATAAGTACAGATTAAAAAtgttaatgaaaattaaaaactaatgaTATAATGAGGAATCCAATGCAACACATCCCTTTCAATCAGTCAGTGCACCTTGTCCTTTATAAGATTCTATCACTGTGAGAATATACTTTTTCtttcattaaataattaaattccaaattattcattttaattatttcaacactataataatttttttagagaaaaaattatattttaaaaatgttagaagtgtttttttttaaataattaaattcaaaattattaattttaatcatttaagaactgttatatatatattttttttaaagctttATTGTTTGAAATACTATTAGAGAGCGTTTATTTTACGTGATCTTTTTTAATTCCAACaattctacttttttttttacatggttatcaaaatatattttcagtaTCTCTGTAAAATAACTCATTTATGAAAAGGGTAggtatataatattttcatggaaataaaagttgttgtttaaataagttttattttttttaaatgattaaatatCAACAAAATCTGTTTATAGGAATATAATTTCTAAATGTAATATTCTGAAAAGAAATAACAACTCCTGATAATATAACAAGACACctcaaaacaaatatataacaCAACAACCATAATAtcatattattagatattaaagttatttttattatagattAAAGATAAAGGTGTATATATAACAACTTCACTTTAAGTTTTAGGAATTGTAATGCTTCAAACTCTTTCTTGATGAGTATTCAAACTCACTATTCTTAATTCTTCGGTACTAATCTTCTCAGTACTCAATTGAAAGAAGATTATCtaacgatcaagtaagtactctatattaatgtataataaaattaattaaagtagACATTACTCATTGTAAATACCTTATTTATATTGATATCTTGAATAAATAAGTaactattttttcaaaatatcattCAAATTTGATAGGATGTATATCTCGTAACAAGTTTTCATAACTGTCTTAACTGTTATTTATTACAATTATAGTAATTAATGTAATTCTAACCTACCGGTTGTTACTAAGATCAAGTGACGTGACTCAGTTAAATCTGATcagtagaattttttttttaatttagaaactttcattataattttttctaaaaaacctCAATGAATTTGTTTAGGAAAGATAATGACTTGAACTTGTAAATCACGCAAAAATTTTAGatgtatataaatattatttaaacaagaactaagagataaaaataatttcaaattcatCCAATTTTATAAGTATTATAAAGATTTATCATTGGTTTgtgattttgttcttaaaatatAAGTAAGAAGAATAATGTAtatagattatttttaattttagttttaaattatttgagacttttaaaaataagaagttgttaaagtaaaaataagtataataattataaaattgaagTTAGAAAAATGAGGATAAGAGTCTATGATgaactaataatataaaaattgttaaaaaatttaacCTATATACAATTACTTTAATTCTTATAAAGCATTAATCAAATCCTTCCTATTTGAATGGAGAATTTTGGTATTGATTCGATTGATTTCTTAAAAGagtatgaaaattttaaaaataaatatgtataaattattaaaaaaaaatttaattttttttaattatttaatctttataaaattattatttgaaaatttaatattttgcaATTATAAATTCCTTTTTATATTTCACCAAGAAAAAAACGTGTTTTTTATATTGGATACTTAAAAacatcatgtttttttttaatgtacgAACTCGGTACCTGGTATAACCGaatgagaaaaataataagaatgtacttaattgtttatatattgttcaGATTTTATTTTGCCAattcaattataaatttatattcacAATTTGTTACTGATTTATTAGATGAATGTGGAtaactaatttttatattaaaattaaactattttattcttctctttctcttttaaaGTTTGTTTTCACCAATAATGGATCATCGTAAATTGGTTGGGTACGTGAAATTcacaattaacatttttttatgttctGGCAGATTCAGTTaattatcttcagaataattaATCAgtgatttattaattattatcacAAGATTACTTGAATTTTCTGTTTCTGTGGCCTGTTGTTATCTTCTTCTGCGCAGTGTGTGATGAACTTCACACACAAACACTGCACACTTCGCTCTcaactattttctttttcttcataattcGGCGCTATTCAATCACAATTTCTATATATTTCATGTATTTTCCCCAACCCTTTCAAGGGTTTTGATCTTCTTACTTTTCCCCCTTCCTCTGTTTCGAGTTCTTCGGTAAAAGGACATTCACGGTCGGTTTTCTCGCATAATTTGAGATAGATTACCTTGTTGGATTTGTTGCAAATCTCGGCAATTATCCGATTTCTGTTGAAGTAAAGTCGGAGGTATGAATCTTAGTATAAAGTCTATGAATGCCTTGTGGGGTGAAGATTTTGTCTTCTTCTTCAAAAAGgcgtgattttttttttttaatttttgtatgtcTTTTATTATCGGATGAAATATATTAGCATGGATGCTTTGCTTGGGGTATGATATGCATGCGTTATTCCAACAGTATCAGGTACCTGGGCTTGTTATTTTTCCGAAACCTGGATATTTCCTTTTGATAGAGTAAGTTAATAATCGTAGTGTAGTGCATAGTATTTGTATTAGTAACTTGATTGATCACTTCACCTTGAGATGCATATAGGAGATAGTTAGTAAAGATCATTGTGCAGTTATGATGTGGCCAAAGCCGACTTGTGAGGGGTCAATTAGGGGATGACCCTCTTCCTCCCCCTATCTTGTAGTTTTTGTTCAGACCAAGATGTCATTGAATGTATTGTGGGAGATTCCTAATTGATGCATTCTTCATCTGTTGGGGCCACAAATATGTTGAGAGATTGATGTGTGTCTAGGTAGATAGATCAATACTGTCTATCATAGGAGTGATAATTTGTTTGTGTAATATTGTTGGAATCAATGGGTGGTTAAAGCTCTTATCTCATATGTTTTTTCAGTTATTAGTGAAACTTCACAATGGCAGATCTCAAGGAGAGGCTGCTACCACCAAAACCTGCTTCGGCTCTTAATGTAAGAGAGATTGCCAATCGACCATCTGCCTCTGGAAGGCAAGGTTTCCAAGGGGTTGATGTTCTGGGGCTAAAGAAGCGAGGCCAAGGTCTCCGATCATGGATTCGTGTTGATACAGCTGGCAACTCTCAAGCCATTGAAGTAGACAAGTTTACCATGATGAGACGTTGTGATCTACCTGCACGTGATCTTCGCCTACTAGATCCTTTGTTTGTCTACCCATCAACAATCCTCGGTAGGGAAAAAGCTATTGTTGTAAATCTGGAGCAGATACGGTGTATCATTACAGCAGATGAAGTTCTTCTCTTGAATTCCCTTGATAGTTATGTATTGCATTATGTAATGGAACTACAGCGACGGTTGACAGCAACTGGGGCAGGGGAGGTTTGGCAGTCAGATGGTTCTGACATGAACCGAAGGAGAGGAAGTAGGAGTCTTGATAATGTATTTAGCAACTCTTCCCCTGATTATTTACCTTTTGAGTTCAGGGCTCTTGAAGTTGCCCTGGAGGCGGCATGCACATTTCTTGATTCTCAGGTTAGTAGAAGTACATGTTTATGTCAGAGACTAACAAGTgctgatttatttttttaatttaactcgttcttcatttctttttttGGTTGCTATTGAACAGAGATCTAGTATTTTTATATGATAGCATTGATTTTCTATCAATATTAATCTATGCCATATGGGGGAAGTATACGGTTAAGTGAACTTATAGGTAATTATTGTTTTGATGTGTACCTACCTACTGATTAAGGCCAAACTGCCCTTTTGTGGCAACAGTTTATAAAATCTTTTGAATGTTCTGtaggattattttttttagagaaaGCCAGTATGTTGTTTCCTGTTGGCACTAAAAGATTTGGTTATTGCAATTTCCTCCCTTCTCCACTGCATTAATCCATTAGTTGTTTTTTTATCCTATTGTTGAGAAAGATGTAGGAGGATCACTTGACTGTGCAGTAATTGGATGATTTCAATTTGATGTATCATGTAGCTTATGTGGTTTTGTTGGTGGTAAAGTTGTCTGGGTGTTTCAAACTTACGAGTGAGAactaaagagagagaaagatagGAATTAAATATGAAACTGTGCATCTCTTCGGGAGTTTCTACATGTTAATGTTAGGTTCATTATGGTGAAAAGTGGGAAACAGTAGTTGGCAGTAGATACGATGGAGATTTGCATATTATTGTATGCCATGGAGGACAACCATAGATCCTATATAATTGTCGAGAGGTATGATGGAAAGTTATTGAAGGCAACAGTGGCCAACACTTTCTTCACATGGTCTTCatttatattgaataaattatatgATATGGCGGCATTAGAAGTCCTATAATAGCCTTAATGTTCAAAACTAATTCTTTCATATTGTACTCAAACAGAAGAATTCTTGATCCATGTGCTTGTGTagaatattttcttctttgatATTCTTGTTCATTTGGTTTGGATAAATTAATGTGACATTTGCAATTCTGTTATGGCCATTTACAAAAAGGCAGCAGAGTTAGAAATCGAAGCTTATCCCTTGTTAGATGAACTGACATCAAAGATCAGTACACTAAATTTGGAACGTGTTCGTCGATTAAAAAGCAGACTTGTTGCCCTGACCAGGAGGGTTCAGAAGGTGATGCTGggttatattttcttctttcctttttattGGAAGTAACAGTTACCATATTTTCTGTATCTTATTAGTATTTGCTTTGCAAATGCATATATTCAGGTTAGAGATGAAATAGAGCAGCTTATGGACGATGATGGTGACATGGCTGAAATGTATCTTACTGAGAAGAAAAGACGGATGGAGTTGTCATTTTATGGAGATCAGTCTATGGTTGGATATAAATCAGTTGATGGTGCATCCATTTCTGCCCCAGTTTCTCCTGTTTCATCACCACCTGATTCTCGGAAGCTTGAAAAGAGCTTCAGTATTGCTAGGAGTCGACATGAGAGCATGCGAAGTTCTGAAAGTACTACAGAAAGTATAGAGGAACTTGAGATGTTGCTGGAAGCATACTTTGTTGTCATTGACAGCACTCTAAACAAGTTGACATCGGTAAACACTGTTATATACACCCACCCTTTTCATTCTTTTTTCATAACTGTTTATCAACCACTGTTTCTTGGTTTTTGTTTCAGTTGAAAGAATACATTGATGACACAGAAGATTTCATAAACATCCAACTGGTTTGTTTTCTTTCCCTGGGGTTTATGtcaattttatttatcatattttggTAGTGTTTCTTATGTCTGATCATACATATGCAAATGCAAATTACTGAACATGCTCACACAAACAACTCACAGTGGGGAGAGGTCGGAGTATTGTGAATTTTGTTGCTCTAAGATTGTTGGTTTATGGGACAATGGCCTCTTATTGCCTCAGTGAAAGTTGTGTATCTTACATTTCATGGGAAGAGAAATTAGTTTCTTCAATAACCACCAATCTCCACTTCACTCTTTCactttttttccaattttagtttttcacctttttagttaaataaatctattctaTTTTCTGAAATTACTAAGTGCCAATGAAACATGTTATGTGAATCATATTTTAGGGATGATATTATTGGGGAATGTGATTACTCTGGGGATATAAATATGTACCTTGAAACAAACTCTCTTAGTATTTCTGACTATCATGTTGTGTGGCTCCAAAAGAACAAAAACTATAAGACATTTTTTCTGATGAAtacctcaatttttttttctcacaggATAATGTGCGGAATCAGCTTATCCAGTTTGAGCTTTTACTCACAACTGCAACATTTGTGGTTGCCATCTTTGGTGTGGTAGCAGGAATATTTGGGATGAATTTTGAAATTGCATTATTTAATGTCCCTTCTGCTTTCCAGTGGGTCCTAATAATAACAGGAATTTGTGGAgcatttatattttctgcattcGTGTGGTTCTTCAAGTACAGAAGACTCATGCCCCTATAGAAAGCTACACCATGAAGAAGATTAAATAATTGCGTCCTCTCTACTAATGTTCCATGTTTGGTACGCAAACATAAAATTCAAAGGAAAGCCTACACAGAGCAATTCTTTCAATTCAATTTTGTATCAGTTTTTAGGTTATTTATGACGACAATCTGATTCAGCAATGTCTATATTTATGGACAAAATTGATACTTAGAATACAAAATTCATCTGGAAACTTTATCTCATACACCTTTGCTGCACTGTTTATCATAAATATTTCGGGTCAGTTTTTATGGACGAGTTTCTTCTCTATGAATTTGTAGACATCACTGGGTCTTCTTGATCTTCTTACAGATTCCACATTTTATTTACTTCtcacaaacttttaagcttaAATATAAATG includes:
- the LOC137836089 gene encoding magnesium transporter MRS2-1: MADLKERLLPPKPASALNVREIANRPSASGRQGFQGVDVLGLKKRGQGLRSWIRVDTAGNSQAIEVDKFTMMRRCDLPARDLRLLDPLFVYPSTILGREKAIVVNLEQIRCIITADEVLLLNSLDSYVLHYVMELQRRLTATGAGEVWQSDGSDMNRRRGSRSLDNVFSNSSPDYLPFEFRALEVALEAACTFLDSQAAELEIEAYPLLDELTSKISTLNLERVRRLKSRLVALTRRVQKVRDEIEQLMDDDGDMAEMYLTEKKRRMELSFYGDQSMVGYKSVDGASISAPVSPVSSPPDSRKLEKSFSIARSRHESMRSSESTTESIEELEMLLEAYFVVIDSTLNKLTSLKEYIDDTEDFINIQLDNVRNQLIQFELLLTTATFVVAIFGVVAGIFGMNFEIALFNVPSAFQWVLIITGICGAFIFSAFVWFFKYRRLMPL